A portion of the Dissulfuribacter thermophilus genome contains these proteins:
- a CDS encoding SLC13 family permease yields the protein MKLKILILVVLCLIPISFAQSFASQVNHINAHERESGSHVILDVHGKIVNPHNTGVGDVSLSVFVDGKPAELVTSESHGGHEEHGGGGITSEADGTYQFKVLLPADEDIKGKHIEIKAFKPSYERTTIKIDTANIAHNGKEYMVRADMKIKRTLGPAFWIATVVFILAYVLISFELLHRTLAAMLGAATMLVISYTIGTINPEYHILSYESAIRAIDMNVVFLLMGMMIIVGILKNTGIFQWTAYKCYQLARGNVIVLAVILMSFTAISSAFLDNVTTMLLLTPVSIEIALSLGISPLSLLIPEILASNIGGTATLIGDPPNIMIGSYAGLTFMDFVIDLTPVCIISMIILFIYSKFVYKNEYSKAKITDIQAFIEKLRQEYQITDGNLLTVGLIIMGIVIAMFLTHGYWHMEVSIAALFGASLLFTYGLITKKVDLLHLIEKDIEWPTLLFFIFLFILVGAVEETGLLDIIADWVLSLSQGSLVVSICLILWVSAIMSAFVDNIPFTATMLPIVGYLTKVIPGAESGVLWWALAFGACFGGNGTMIGASANVVTLGIAESAGYPIRFFGFMKIAFIYMLVTVGVANIWLLLFY from the coding sequence ATGAAATTAAAGATTCTTATCCTCGTTGTCTTATGTCTAATTCCGATTTCATTTGCCCAGTCGTTTGCCTCGCAAGTGAATCACATTAATGCACATGAACGAGAATCAGGCTCCCATGTTATTCTCGATGTGCATGGCAAGATTGTGAATCCCCATAATACTGGGGTGGGAGATGTAAGCTTAAGCGTATTTGTAGACGGAAAACCTGCTGAGTTGGTTACTTCTGAATCCCATGGTGGTCATGAAGAGCATGGCGGTGGAGGAATAACAAGCGAAGCCGACGGTACATACCAGTTTAAAGTGTTACTTCCTGCTGATGAGGATATCAAGGGGAAACACATTGAAATAAAGGCATTCAAACCTAGCTACGAAAGGACGACAATTAAGATAGACACTGCTAATATTGCTCATAACGGTAAAGAATACATGGTCCGCGCAGATATGAAGATTAAGCGGACCCTGGGGCCTGCATTTTGGATAGCCACGGTGGTATTTATCCTTGCATATGTATTGATTTCATTTGAGTTGCTCCACAGGACCCTTGCTGCAATGCTCGGTGCGGCAACAATGCTGGTTATAAGCTACACCATAGGGACCATAAATCCCGAATATCACATCCTTTCTTACGAAAGCGCCATACGAGCAATTGACATGAATGTGGTTTTCCTCCTCATGGGTATGATGATCATTGTTGGCATCTTGAAAAACACCGGTATATTCCAGTGGACTGCATACAAATGCTATCAATTAGCCCGCGGAAATGTGATAGTTCTCGCCGTCATACTCATGTCTTTTACTGCAATATCTTCGGCGTTTCTAGATAACGTTACTACCATGCTGCTTCTCACCCCCGTTAGCATAGAGATTGCCCTTTCCCTTGGAATATCTCCTCTTTCGCTTTTGATACCAGAGATACTTGCTTCAAATATCGGTGGAACAGCCACTTTGATCGGTGATCCGCCGAACATAATGATCGGCTCGTATGCCGGCCTCACATTCATGGATTTTGTTATAGACCTTACTCCAGTCTGTATTATCTCTATGATCATTCTTTTTATCTATTCTAAGTTTGTCTATAAGAATGAATATTCCAAGGCCAAGATTACCGATATACAGGCCTTTATAGAGAAACTCAGACAAGAGTATCAGATAACAGATGGAAATCTCCTCACAGTTGGTCTGATTATCATGGGTATTGTCATAGCAATGTTCCTTACCCATGGATATTGGCACATGGAGGTAAGTATTGCAGCACTTTTTGGTGCATCTTTGCTCTTTACATACGGGCTCATTACAAAGAAGGTTGATCTCCTTCATCTTATAGAAAAGGACATTGAGTGGCCGACGCTCCTCTTTTTCATCTTCCTTTTCATTCTTGTAGGCGCTGTGGAAGAAACGGGACTTCTGGACATTATCGCCGACTGGGTCTTGAGTTTGTCCCAGGGGAGTCTAGTTGTATCTATCTGTTTGATACTTTGGGTGTCTGCAATTATGAGTGCCTTTGTTGACAACATTCCATTTACAGCCACCATGCTTCCAATTGTTGGATACCTCACCAAGGTTATACCCGGAGCAGAGAGCGGGGTGCTGTGGTGGGCACTTGCCTTTGGAGCATGTTTTGGTGGAAATGGCACAATGATCGGTGCAAGTGCCAACGTGGTGACCCTCGGTATCGCAGAGTCTGCCGGATACCCAATTCGCTTCTTTGGATTTATGAAAATTGCCTTTATATACATGCTAGTGACCGTTGGAGTAGCCAATATTTGGCTTCTTCTCTTTTATTAA
- a CDS encoding response regulator, whose protein sequence is MSDKAISILILDDEPIVTKRLKPALEKKGYVVETFTDSNSALERIKEQRFDIVITDLKMEGVSGMEFLEEVKNQWPDTEVIVITGFATMETAKESFKKGVFDFLAKPFKLGEIIEIVGKAVEHLKEKK, encoded by the coding sequence ATGAGTGATAAGGCAATCTCTATATTGATACTAGACGATGAACCAATAGTTACTAAACGCTTAAAACCAGCACTAGAAAAAAAAGGATATGTAGTTGAAACATTTACTGATAGCAATAGTGCTCTTGAACGCATAAAGGAACAACGATTTGATATAGTTATAACTGATTTAAAAATGGAAGGTGTATCTGGAATGGAATTTCTTGAAGAGGTGAAAAATCAATGGCCAGATACTGAAGTTATCGTAATTACAGGATTTGCTACAATGGAAACAGCTAAAGAGTCTTTTAAAAAAGGCGTTTTCGACTTTTTGGCAAAGCCATTCAAATTAGGAGAGATTATAGAAATCGTTGGTAAGGCAGTAGAGCATTTGAAGGAGAAAAAATAA
- a CDS encoding PEP/pyruvate-binding domain-containing protein: MIDIKKIIKELFYKSGSSKGRSFKELFVIFQQILTLNNHILDLIADANQKLGGDYIFDKRFIEQFVDEISTNVQQLIFALNEMVPGKYKQLFDVYQKIEFDLREILAGHHVGIEKYVLSYDDVSKGDEDSVGGKNATLCEVKKHLDLAIPHGFAITFFAYVDFLNSAGLLPFIKDALQKWERGEVSSSQVGSVIQSEIQKSKIPSELKHEIKEAINDLKKKVDESNLFVVRSSAWAEDSEHSFAGLYDSIVGVKDTGILDAYKKVIASTFNPKVMEYRRRIGFKEDEILMAVCCQQLIPSKVSGVVYTLNPTEPDSDTMIISASWGLGGLVVSGKETGDIFWVDRDSKRIVGVEIAWKEYKKEVTKSGEIELVEVEEDLKMVSTLSTKEVKEIADIALSIEKYFKKPQDIEFCIDKKGKLVILQTRPLGITKKRLPRAKDLRDLESKYEIIIKDKGITAQEGIAVGTIYVASQDDNFEACPTGAIVVARYASPRMAKIVPKASGIITEVGSVTGHLATICREYSVPALFNVSGITGLVRPGEVVTLDAEDKKIYKGKVKELYFYSLSHEPIGDTYEYRLLRRILRKIEPLHLAEPTDSNFKPEFCKTFHDITRFIHEKAVETIVDLHFYGSHDPETFSGKLEWDIPLDLIIIDIGGGLKQLGESSESVHRGDIQSIPMNALLDGIGHPGAWDSGPMSVDVSSFMSSLTRTFSLEHMSPKAIGQNLAVISKNYVNLSLRLGYHFTMVDSYVTSNIAENYIYFRFFGGVTDLTRRSRRAKMISEVLEHYDFRVETHGDLVVARLKRLDKRGIINRLYLLGLLIGYTRQLDVMMINDDQIDIFAEKIRELMEDKNE, encoded by the coding sequence ATGATTGATATAAAAAAAATAATCAAGGAACTTTTTTACAAGAGCGGCTCTTCAAAGGGTCGCTCATTTAAAGAACTATTTGTCATCTTTCAGCAGATTCTCACCTTAAATAACCACATCCTGGATTTAATTGCTGATGCCAATCAGAAACTAGGCGGTGATTACATCTTTGATAAACGGTTCATTGAACAGTTTGTTGATGAAATTTCAACGAATGTCCAACAATTAATATTTGCCTTAAATGAAATGGTTCCAGGAAAGTATAAGCAGCTCTTTGATGTGTATCAAAAAATTGAATTTGATCTCAGGGAGATACTCGCTGGCCATCATGTAGGGATAGAAAAATATGTATTGTCTTATGATGATGTTTCAAAAGGAGACGAAGATTCTGTTGGTGGTAAAAATGCAACACTGTGTGAAGTCAAAAAACATTTGGACTTAGCCATTCCCCATGGATTCGCCATAACATTCTTTGCATATGTCGATTTTTTAAACTCTGCTGGCCTTTTGCCCTTTATTAAAGATGCCCTCCAAAAATGGGAAAGAGGTGAAGTTTCCAGTTCTCAGGTAGGTAGTGTGATTCAATCTGAAATACAAAAAAGTAAAATCCCTTCTGAATTAAAACATGAAATAAAAGAGGCCATCAATGACCTCAAGAAAAAGGTTGATGAATCTAATCTTTTTGTTGTTAGAAGTAGTGCATGGGCCGAAGACAGTGAACATTCATTTGCTGGCTTATACGATAGTATTGTAGGGGTCAAAGATACTGGCATACTTGATGCATACAAGAAAGTGATTGCTAGTACTTTTAATCCAAAGGTTATGGAATACAGGCGGCGTATTGGTTTCAAAGAGGATGAAATTTTGATGGCAGTATGTTGTCAGCAACTTATACCATCTAAGGTCAGTGGAGTTGTTTATACATTGAATCCAACTGAACCCGACAGCGATACCATGATCATAAGCGCTAGCTGGGGGCTCGGAGGGTTGGTGGTTTCTGGAAAAGAAACAGGTGATATTTTTTGGGTTGACCGGGATTCAAAGAGAATAGTTGGCGTAGAGATTGCATGGAAGGAATACAAAAAAGAAGTCACAAAAAGCGGTGAAATAGAGCTGGTGGAAGTAGAAGAGGATTTAAAAATGGTGTCAACATTGTCTACAAAAGAAGTCAAAGAAATAGCAGATATAGCTTTATCAATAGAAAAATATTTTAAAAAACCACAGGATATTGAATTCTGTATTGATAAGAAAGGCAAGTTGGTAATATTACAAACGAGGCCCTTGGGTATAACAAAAAAGAGATTGCCTAGGGCCAAAGACCTACGAGATTTAGAAAGTAAATATGAAATCATAATAAAAGACAAAGGCATTACCGCTCAAGAAGGTATAGCAGTCGGTACTATATATGTGGCCTCACAGGATGACAATTTTGAAGCCTGTCCAACAGGCGCTATAGTAGTTGCCCGTTATGCCTCTCCGAGGATGGCCAAGATAGTACCAAAGGCCTCGGGTATTATAACTGAAGTAGGGTCAGTGACAGGACACCTCGCAACTATCTGCAGAGAATATAGTGTACCTGCGTTATTTAATGTGTCAGGGATCACCGGACTTGTGAGGCCTGGAGAGGTCGTCACCTTGGATGCAGAAGACAAGAAGATTTATAAGGGAAAAGTAAAGGAACTATATTTTTATAGTCTGTCCCATGAACCAATAGGCGATACTTACGAGTATAGGCTACTTAGAAGGATTCTTAGAAAAATTGAACCATTGCATCTAGCAGAACCTACTGACTCAAATTTTAAACCCGAATTTTGTAAAACATTTCATGATATTACACGTTTTATTCATGAAAAGGCCGTTGAAACGATAGTTGATCTTCATTTTTATGGCAGTCACGATCCTGAGACCTTTTCAGGCAAACTAGAATGGGATATTCCCCTCGATCTCATAATTATAGATATAGGAGGCGGCTTAAAGCAATTAGGTGAATCCTCTGAGTCGGTTCATCGTGGAGATATTCAGTCAATTCCAATGAATGCCTTGTTAGATGGCATTGGACACCCTGGGGCTTGGGACAGTGGGCCTATGTCTGTAGATGTTTCCAGTTTTATGTCCAGTCTTACACGTACATTTTCACTAGAACATATGAGCCCAAAGGCCATCGGACAAAATCTTGCTGTAATAAGTAAAAATTATGTAAATCTAAGTCTGAGGCTCGGATATCATTTTACTATGGTTGATAGTTATGTTACCTCAAATATTGCAGAAAATTATATATATTTTCGATTTTTTGGTGGAGTAACCGACTTAACTCGTCGGTCAAGAAGGGCCAAGATGATTAGTGAGGTACTTGAACATTATGATTTTAGAGTAGAAACCCATGGCGATCTCGTAGTGGCACGCCTAAAGAGATTGGATAAAAGAGGCATTATTAACCGGTTATATTTATTAGGACTGCTAATAGGGTATACCCGGCAATTAGACGTAATGATGATCAATGATGATCAAATTGATATTTTTGCAGAAAAAATACGTGAATTAATGGAGGATAAAAATGAGTGA
- a CDS encoding SLC13 family permease, protein MPKMLFRCLSIIFMYLFALSGLALGSDSASSQAPQLTTQMIIVMGVLGFAILLFVFEWVRVDVVGIIMMVLLPLLGLVSPKEAISGLSSNAVVSIIAVIIIGAGLDKTGCMNVLARFILRFAGKAESRIMALIAGTVALISSFMQNIGAAALFMPAAIRISRQVNIPVSRILMPMGFCAIIGGTITLVGASPTILLNDLIEQANQLGIAPEPIETLGLFTQTPIGIALVTSAILYFIVFGRFILPKTSGESENRLIPDMIADTYREITGIYEIEVPETYKGESTLGELDLRPRYKIAVVAIYDAQKKSKNFAPVSSEKFKAGDVIAVVGNETAVKNFVNDLGLKLKDDLDVFSEDLSPNNAGILEGIVTPRSELVGKTLSEVNFRKTYQVNPVAVCSDGTCTLENIAEIKLKPGDAILLFGRWEYFHRLKGQQTFTFTTEVKGEIMRTEKAKTAVFWLLVALGLVMFWNPVVTKLGHPELKISLSICLLTGALGMILTKVMSVDEAYESVDWMTVFLLGGLIPLGLAFQKTGTAEYIATTIMNALGTVPPIVFLAVVGIMTSFFTLVVSNVGATVLLVPLAISMAVKAGADPRMAALVVALSASNTFVLPTHQVNALIMRPGGYRTVDYAKAGAGMTILFLVVMLTMLYLFY, encoded by the coding sequence ATGCCAAAAATGTTATTTCGTTGTCTTTCAATCATCTTCATGTACTTGTTTGCGCTATCTGGCTTGGCTCTAGGCTCAGATTCGGCGTCTAGTCAGGCCCCTCAGTTGACTACTCAGATGATAATTGTCATGGGAGTGTTAGGGTTTGCCATTTTACTTTTTGTTTTCGAATGGGTTAGAGTCGACGTCGTTGGTATTATCATGATGGTCCTATTACCACTGCTTGGACTAGTGAGTCCCAAAGAGGCCATTAGCGGACTTAGTTCAAACGCAGTTGTCTCTATTATTGCTGTGATCATCATAGGGGCTGGGTTAGACAAAACAGGCTGCATGAACGTATTGGCCAGATTTATCCTGAGATTTGCTGGCAAGGCAGAGAGTAGAATTATGGCCCTTATTGCTGGAACTGTGGCGCTCATATCTAGCTTCATGCAAAATATTGGTGCAGCCGCACTCTTTATGCCGGCGGCTATCCGCATAAGTAGGCAGGTAAACATCCCAGTTTCTAGAATACTCATGCCAATGGGCTTTTGTGCTATTATTGGTGGAACTATCACTCTTGTTGGTGCAAGCCCCACCATTCTCTTGAATGACCTTATCGAACAGGCAAATCAACTTGGAATAGCACCAGAGCCCATTGAAACCCTGGGCTTGTTCACCCAGACACCCATTGGTATTGCCCTTGTTACTAGTGCAATTTTATATTTCATAGTGTTTGGAAGATTCATTTTGCCCAAAACTTCAGGTGAGTCTGAAAACCGTTTGATTCCAGACATGATTGCAGATACTTATAGAGAGATTACTGGAATTTATGAAATTGAGGTACCTGAGACATATAAAGGGGAGAGCACATTAGGGGAATTAGATCTTAGGCCAAGGTATAAAATTGCCGTAGTAGCTATCTATGATGCTCAAAAAAAGAGTAAAAATTTTGCCCCTGTAAGTAGCGAAAAATTCAAGGCCGGAGACGTTATAGCTGTTGTAGGCAATGAAACAGCAGTTAAAAATTTTGTAAACGATCTTGGTCTAAAATTAAAGGATGACCTTGATGTTTTCTCAGAGGACTTATCACCAAACAATGCAGGTATACTTGAAGGTATTGTAACTCCAAGATCAGAACTTGTGGGAAAGACATTGTCAGAGGTAAACTTTAGGAAGACTTATCAGGTGAATCCCGTAGCAGTTTGCAGTGATGGTACCTGTACCTTGGAAAATATCGCTGAAATTAAACTGAAGCCAGGAGATGCAATATTATTATTTGGAAGATGGGAGTACTTCCACAGGTTAAAGGGTCAACAGACCTTTACATTTACCACCGAGGTCAAGGGAGAAATAATGCGGACAGAAAAGGCCAAAACTGCAGTCTTTTGGCTGCTTGTTGCCCTTGGCCTTGTCATGTTCTGGAATCCGGTGGTGACCAAGTTGGGCCATCCTGAATTGAAGATATCTCTTTCTATCTGCCTACTAACTGGTGCTCTGGGTATGATCTTGACTAAGGTTATGAGTGTAGATGAAGCCTATGAATCAGTGGACTGGATGACAGTATTTCTCCTTGGAGGACTAATACCACTGGGACTTGCATTTCAGAAGACAGGGACCGCTGAATACATAGCAACAACGATTATGAATGCCTTGGGAACTGTTCCTCCCATAGTATTTTTGGCCGTAGTCGGTATTATGACATCGTTTTTCACTCTCGTGGTCTCCAACGTGGGAGCAACAGTGCTTCTGGTACCACTTGCAATTAGTATGGCAGTGAAGGCTGGAGCAGATCCCCGTATGGCAGCCCTCGTAGTTGCACTTTCTGCCTCAAATACCTTTGTACTCCCAACTCACCAGGTGAACGCACTCATTATGAGGCCAGGCGGATACAGGACAGTGGATTACGCAAAGGCTGGGGCAGGGATGACAATTCTCTTTTTAGTGGTAATGCTTACTATGCTCTATCTATTTTATTAA
- a CDS encoding TIGR02186 family protein, whose translation MYINRMLNIIVLILVSYVVFGLKTGEVKAQTLTLELRPKHIDIGAFYNGTKVIAIGEIPADTEAVVRISGHYTELHLKKKGKIAGLLWMNVGDVTLGNIPEVFMVVTSAAMAKKIDDPTLNLGYKYLERMMTIEPESENKDFIFNEFVKLQEKSGTYGLYPGSISYSTAQNGYKEFQAVIPVPPKMKQGTYKVEVFAIRDSEIVDSAQEELTLKQVGFPALVTKFAFQYPLVYGVAAVVIAIFAGLLMGVLFKGKGGAH comes from the coding sequence ATGTATATAAATAGAATGCTTAATATTATTGTTTTAATATTAGTGAGTTATGTCGTTTTTGGTTTGAAAACAGGAGAAGTGAAGGCCCAGACACTGACCTTAGAATTACGTCCTAAACACATTGATATTGGGGCCTTTTACAATGGGACTAAGGTGATTGCCATTGGGGAAATCCCTGCAGATACAGAGGCAGTTGTCCGCATCAGCGGTCACTACACAGAATTACATCTAAAGAAAAAAGGAAAGATCGCCGGCCTGTTGTGGATGAATGTTGGCGATGTAACCCTAGGCAATATCCCTGAAGTGTTTATGGTGGTTACTTCTGCAGCAATGGCAAAAAAAATTGACGACCCCACATTAAATTTAGGATATAAATATTTAGAGAGGATGATGACTATAGAACCTGAGAGTGAAAATAAGGATTTCATTTTTAATGAATTCGTAAAACTTCAGGAAAAGTCTGGCACCTATGGGTTATATCCAGGCTCTATTTCGTATTCAACTGCCCAAAATGGTTACAAGGAATTTCAAGCAGTGATTCCAGTGCCACCTAAGATGAAACAGGGGACTTATAAAGTTGAAGTGTTTGCCATAAGAGACTCTGAGATAGTGGATAGTGCCCAAGAGGAACTTACCTTAAAACAGGTAGGCTTTCCCGCTTTAGTAACGAAGTTTGCTTTTCAATATCCACTAGTTTACGGTGTGGCCGCAGTGGTGATTGCCATATTTGCAGGTCTTTTAATGGGGGTATTGTTTAAGGGAAAAGGAGGAGCACATTGA
- a CDS encoding sulfite exporter TauE/SafE family protein, translated as MFHMYLPIAGNSVDILLIFGLGGFVGLLSGIFGVGGGFLMTPLLIMFGIPPTVAAASDSNQIVGASTSGTLAHWRLGNVDVKMGLLLLVGGIVGGTVGVQIIKILRAMGNADFLIKITYVLMLGGVGGYMFMDSLKGLKGTSQHTKSDKGKESTYAKMLNSLPFQTNFEKSGIEISILLPLVFGAFVGILAAIMGVGGGFIMVPVMVYLLRMPMHVVVGTSLFQILFTCVDVTIMQAYANHTVDFVLALLLLLGSTIGAQIGTIINKRLKADQIKILLASLVLLVCVKMLYSLLVAPDIMVALKGGH; from the coding sequence ATGTTCCACATGTATCTTCCCATAGCCGGGAATAGCGTTGACATCCTATTGATATTCGGATTGGGGGGGTTTGTAGGTCTTTTGTCGGGAATTTTCGGGGTAGGAGGGGGTTTTTTGATGACACCACTTTTAATCATGTTTGGGATCCCTCCTACTGTTGCAGCTGCTTCTGATTCAAATCAGATAGTAGGTGCTTCCACCTCGGGTACCCTAGCTCATTGGCGTCTTGGGAACGTAGATGTCAAAATGGGACTCCTTTTGCTTGTGGGTGGTATAGTCGGCGGTACAGTTGGAGTCCAAATAATTAAGATTCTTCGTGCCATGGGAAATGCTGATTTTCTCATTAAAATCACTTATGTCCTCATGCTCGGTGGAGTTGGTGGTTATATGTTCATGGATAGTCTTAAAGGTCTTAAAGGAACCTCTCAACATACTAAGAGTGATAAAGGCAAAGAATCTACATATGCTAAGATGCTAAATAGTCTTCCGTTTCAAACAAATTTTGAGAAATCAGGTATTGAGATTTCCATTTTGTTACCTCTAGTCTTTGGAGCCTTTGTGGGAATTCTTGCCGCTATAATGGGTGTTGGTGGTGGTTTTATAATGGTGCCTGTAATGGTCTATCTACTCAGAATGCCCATGCACGTAGTAGTTGGAACTAGTTTATTTCAAATTCTTTTTACATGTGTAGATGTAACGATTATGCAGGCATATGCAAATCACACTGTTGATTTCGTTTTGGCCCTTTTGCTCTTACTGGGTTCTACAATAGGAGCTCAAATAGGCACAATAATAAATAAACGTCTCAAGGCCGATCAAATCAAGATTCTATTAGCTTCTTTGGTCTTATTGGTATGCGTAAAAATGCTTTATAGCCTGTTAGTAGCCCCTGATATTATGGTTGCTTTGAAAGGAGGACACTAA
- a CDS encoding universal stress protein produces MRILGALDKESYSLGIIQDLARLCSNTWSDVTLVMVQKAGDSEESCKKALISCTENFYKMAGEGEGPYALPKQFHFQVGPNGSLELHTKGHKELTLKICMGDPAKAILKESNEIESDLIVIGCTKGIGCEWEGVLGLPQKIARDAKCSVLVVKETTTPRQIISFLDQTNVSQESLELINQMVTIHEAGLKIVGLMGEKGVVGKGDVERKMLEILQYYIDKNMHAWITFIEKNDIEKYVAQATSEGMVALWMGKQSFFAKIFSRDLLGKLIEYAQSSVLILR; encoded by the coding sequence ATGCGAATATTAGGAGCCTTGGATAAGGAATCATATAGTTTAGGTATAATTCAGGATCTCGCCCGTTTATGCTCCAATACATGGTCAGACGTGACCTTAGTCATGGTTCAAAAGGCTGGAGATTCAGAGGAGAGCTGTAAAAAGGCCCTTATTTCCTGTACGGAGAATTTTTATAAAATGGCAGGGGAAGGAGAAGGTCCGTATGCCTTGCCCAAACAATTTCATTTTCAAGTTGGCCCTAATGGAAGTTTGGAACTCCACACCAAAGGGCATAAAGAATTGACTCTGAAGATCTGTATGGGTGATCCAGCTAAAGCTATCCTCAAAGAATCAAATGAGATTGAAAGTGATTTGATAGTTATAGGCTGCACTAAGGGTATAGGTTGTGAGTGGGAAGGGGTACTGGGATTACCTCAAAAAATTGCCAGAGACGCCAAATGTTCAGTATTGGTAGTGAAGGAGACCACGACACCCAGGCAGATTATTTCCTTTTTGGATCAAACAAACGTTAGTCAAGAGTCTTTGGAACTCATAAATCAAATGGTGACCATCCACGAGGCTGGACTAAAGATTGTAGGATTGATGGGGGAAAAGGGGGTAGTTGGCAAAGGCGATGTAGAAAGAAAAATGCTCGAGATTTTGCAATATTATATTGATAAAAATATGCATGCATGGATTACATTTATAGAGAAGAATGATATAGAAAAATATGTTGCTCAGGCCACTTCTGAGGGGATGGTAGCCCTTTGGATGGGTAAGCAATCCTTTTTTGCCAAGATTTTTTCTCGAGATTTGTTGGGAAAGTTAATTGAATACGCACAATCTTCAGTCCTTATTTTGAGATAA
- a CDS encoding sigma-54-dependent transcriptional regulator produces MIKRFLEKEKFQVETFPGAASFFNRLKETQFPIVFIDLKLPDMDGLEVLKRLKHINPDSEAIIVTGYASIDTAVEATKIGAFHYLTKPLKRHDICLIAKRARDQVRLREENKKLRLANSGGALIEGFVGAGPAMQEIFALIKKVALVNCNVLLQAETGTGKQMVAKAIHKLSPRRGKPFVYFNCASFTEELISSELFGYEKGAFTGATSTKKGLFETANGGTVFLDEIGEMPMSMQVKLLHVLQERQILRVGGTKPIDLDVRIIAATNKDLKSAIQAGTFREDLFYRLNVVNIQLPRLADRKEDIPLLVTHFINKYSRRFKKNVRNISQDALNILLKYDFPGNVRELENIIQRAVALAEGSQIKREHLPGDLLGKEVEELLDDDGLLLPLEEVEKLHIIRVLRKTGFNKKLASKILNIPRTTLWRRMKKFGIKE; encoded by the coding sequence ATGATTAAACGTTTCCTGGAGAAGGAAAAGTTTCAGGTTGAGACATTTCCTGGAGCTGCATCTTTTTTTAATCGATTAAAAGAGACTCAGTTTCCCATAGTCTTTATTGACCTGAAGCTTCCAGATATGGACGGTCTAGAAGTACTAAAAAGGCTAAAACACATTAATCCAGACTCTGAAGCCATTATAGTGACCGGATATGCCAGCATTGATACCGCAGTGGAGGCTACAAAGATTGGAGCATTTCATTATCTAACTAAGCCATTGAAACGACACGATATTTGCCTTATAGCAAAGAGGGCTAGAGATCAAGTTCGTCTAAGGGAAGAAAATAAAAAACTTAGATTGGCAAACTCAGGGGGAGCGCTGATTGAAGGCTTTGTCGGAGCAGGGCCGGCAATGCAAGAAATCTTTGCCCTTATAAAAAAGGTGGCACTGGTTAATTGTAATGTGTTGTTACAAGCTGAAACAGGTACGGGCAAACAAATGGTTGCAAAGGCCATTCACAAGTTGAGCCCAAGGCGGGGAAAACCGTTTGTATACTTTAATTGCGCTAGTTTTACCGAAGAGCTGATTAGCAGTGAATTGTTTGGTTATGAAAAGGGGGCCTTTACAGGGGCTACTTCAACAAAAAAGGGACTCTTTGAGACTGCAAATGGGGGAACGGTGTTTTTGGATGAAATTGGCGAGATGCCAATGTCAATGCAAGTAAAACTTTTGCACGTTCTCCAAGAAAGACAGATTCTTAGGGTTGGTGGCACCAAACCCATAGATCTTGATGTTCGGATAATCGCTGCAACCAATAAGGACTTAAAATCTGCGATTCAGGCAGGAACTTTCAGAGAAGATTTGTTTTACAGGCTAAACGTCGTCAATATTCAATTGCCGCGATTAGCTGATAGAAAGGAGGATATACCCCTTCTAGTCACCCATTTCATTAATAAATATTCCAGAAGATTTAAAAAGAATGTGCGGAATATCTCTCAGGACGCCCTTAATATCTTGCTTAAATATGATTTTCCAGGAAATGTCAGGGAGCTGGAAAATATAATTCAGCGAGCAGTAGCGCTGGCTGAAGGATCTCAAATAAAAAGAGAACACCTGCCAGGAGATTTACTGGGAAAGGAGGTGGAGGAATTATTAGATGACGATGGACTTTTGCTTCCATTAGAAGAGGTTGAAAAATTGCATATAATTAGGGTGTTGAGAAAAACGGGATTTAATAAAAAGCTTGCTAGTAAGATTTTAAATATACCTAGAACCACTCTTTGGAGAAGAATGAAGAAATTTGGAATCAAGGAGTGA